A window from Pokkaliibacter sp. MBI-7 encodes these proteins:
- a CDS encoding glutamate synthase subunit beta: MAERLDNVFQFVDVGRQDPNKKLARKRKKEFTEIYELFKPEEASPQAHRCLSCGNPYCSWKCPVHNHIPDWLKLVSEGNVLKAAELMHQTNSLPEVCGRVCPQDRLCEGACTLNDGFGAVTIGSVEKYATDTAFAMGWRPDMSRVVWTDKKVAIVGAGPAGLGCADILVRNGVKPVVFDRNPEIGGLLTFGIPEFKLEKNVMSRRREIFESMGVEFRLNTEIGKDISFQELMDSYDAVFLGMGTYTYMKGGFPGEELGGVYEALPYLISNVNRCLGFEKDAADFIDMKGKKVVVLGGGDTAMDCTRTAIRQGASTVTCAYRRDAKNMPGSRREVANAKEEGVKFKYNVQPVELVGDNGRVTGVKVVLTELGEPDAHGRRSPVVVPGSEEILEADAVLIAFGFRPSPAAWFDDFNIGLDNRGRVVAPEAPSAGQHYFQTSNPKIFAGGDMVRGSDLVVTAIAEGRKAAEGIMDFLEV, encoded by the coding sequence ATGGCAGAACGTTTGGATAACGTTTTCCAGTTCGTCGATGTAGGCCGCCAGGACCCCAACAAGAAGCTGGCCCGCAAGCGCAAGAAAGAATTCACAGAAATCTACGAACTGTTCAAACCGGAAGAGGCGTCGCCTCAGGCTCATCGCTGCCTGAGTTGCGGTAACCCCTATTGCTCATGGAAGTGCCCGGTTCATAACCATATTCCCGACTGGCTGAAACTGGTCAGTGAAGGCAACGTGCTGAAAGCGGCTGAGCTGATGCACCAGACCAACTCCTTGCCGGAAGTGTGTGGCCGGGTGTGCCCACAGGATCGCCTGTGTGAAGGTGCCTGTACGCTGAATGATGGCTTTGGTGCGGTGACTATCGGCTCGGTAGAAAAGTACGCAACCGATACCGCCTTTGCCATGGGCTGGCGCCCTGACATGTCCCGTGTGGTCTGGACCGACAAAAAGGTCGCCATCGTCGGTGCTGGCCCGGCGGGTCTGGGCTGTGCTGACATTCTGGTGCGCAACGGTGTCAAACCGGTGGTGTTCGACCGCAACCCTGAAATCGGTGGCCTGCTGACCTTTGGTATTCCTGAGTTCAAGCTGGAAAAGAACGTGATGTCCCGTCGCCGTGAGATTTTCGAATCCATGGGCGTCGAGTTCCGTCTGAACACCGAGATTGGCAAGGACATCAGCTTCCAGGAGTTGATGGACAGCTATGATGCGGTGTTCCTCGGTATGGGTACCTACACCTATATGAAAGGCGGCTTCCCCGGTGAAGAGTTGGGTGGCGTTTATGAGGCGTTGCCTTATCTGATCTCCAATGTGAACCGCTGCCTGGGCTTCGAGAAGGATGCTGCTGACTTCATTGATATGAAGGGCAAGAAGGTTGTGGTGCTGGGTGGTGGTGATACCGCCATGGACTGTACCCGTACCGCTATCCGCCAGGGCGCATCTACTGTGACCTGTGCTTATCGTCGCGATGCCAAGAATATGCCCGGTTCACGCCGTGAAGTGGCTAACGCCAAAGAAGAAGGTGTGAAGTTCAAGTACAACGTACAGCCTGTGGAACTGGTGGGCGACAACGGTCGCGTCACGGGGGTGAAAGTGGTGCTGACCGAGCTCGGCGAGCCGGATGCCCATGGTCGTCGCAGCCCGGTAGTGGTGCCCGGCAGTGAGGAAATCCTTGAGGCTGATGCCGTTCTGATCGCCTTCGGTTTCCGTCCCAGCCCGGCTGCCTGGTTTGATGACTTCAACATCGGCCTGGACAACCGTGGCCGTGTAGTTGCACCTGAAGCCCCCAGTGCTGGTCAGCATTACTTCCAGACCAGCAACCCGAAAATATTCGCCGGTGGCGATATGGTGCGTGGTTCTGATCTGGTGGTGACAGCCATTGCCGAAGGCCGCAAGGCGGCGGAAGGCATCATGGATTTCCTCGAAGTCTGA
- the aroK gene encoding shikimate kinase AroK yields the protein MHPQKNLVLVGPMGAGKTTIGRLLSQTLSLEFIDSDREIEERAGANIPWIFDVEGEEGFRRREEQVIEDLVQRPGMVLATGGGAVIRDRNRNVLKQRGFVVYLHTTVAQQLERTAKDKNRPLLQTEDPSAVLSRLFAMRDPLYREVASLIINTDKRSPRAVVNEIVRKLKAAHWCD from the coding sequence ATGCACCCGCAGAAAAATCTTGTGCTTGTAGGGCCGATGGGGGCGGGTAAAACCACCATCGGCCGTTTGTTATCTCAGACACTATCGCTGGAGTTCATTGACTCCGACCGGGAAATTGAAGAGCGTGCCGGTGCCAACATTCCCTGGATCTTTGATGTTGAGGGGGAGGAAGGGTTCCGTCGTCGTGAGGAACAGGTCATCGAGGATCTGGTACAGCGTCCGGGTATGGTGCTGGCTACCGGTGGCGGTGCAGTGATTCGCGACCGCAACCGTAATGTATTGAAACAGCGGGGCTTTGTGGTTTATCTGCATACTACGGTGGCCCAGCAACTGGAACGTACTGCCAAGGATAAAAACCGCCCGCTGTTGCAGACTGAAGACCCATCCGCTGTGCTTTCTCGACTGTTCGCCATGCGCGATCCGTTGTACCGGGAAGTGGCCTCTCTCATCATCAATACGGACAAGCGCAGTCCACGTGCAGTTGTGAACGAGATTGTCAGAAAGCTGAAGGCTGCCCATTGGTGTGACTGA
- the aroB gene encoding 3-dehydroquinate synthase produces the protein MLTLSVALEERSYPIFVGRNVIEQAELWLPYIRSHQVLIVTNATIAPLYLDRVKAQLAGKQVDEVILPDGEGYKTLEYVNKIFDVLLAKGHNRTTTLIALGGGVVGDMTGFAAASYQRGVDFIQIPTTLLSQVDSSVGGKTGVNHHLGKNMIGAFHQPRAVLADLTTLDTLPERELSAGLAEVIKYGLIIDAPFLQWLEDNMSALLQRDTTALAYAIHRSCEIKADIVAQDEREGGVRALLNLGHTFGHAIEAHQGYGAWLHGEAVAAGTMMAARMSAKLGWISAADLTRTEQVLLAAGLPVKAPADMNEDDFMRRMAVDKKVMHGQLRLILLKALGEAVITGDYPVEALSATLAESA, from the coding sequence ATGTTGACCCTGAGTGTCGCTTTGGAAGAGCGTAGTTATCCGATTTTTGTGGGTCGGAATGTGATCGAACAGGCGGAGCTGTGGTTGCCCTACATCCGCAGTCACCAGGTGCTGATCGTCACCAACGCCACAATCGCGCCGCTCTATCTGGATCGGGTCAAGGCACAGCTCGCAGGCAAGCAGGTCGATGAGGTCATTCTGCCGGACGGTGAGGGCTATAAGACACTTGAGTACGTCAACAAAATTTTCGATGTGCTGCTGGCGAAAGGGCACAACCGTACCACTACGCTGATCGCGCTGGGCGGAGGCGTAGTAGGTGACATGACTGGCTTCGCTGCCGCCAGCTACCAGCGCGGTGTCGACTTTATCCAGATTCCTACTACTTTGTTATCGCAGGTGGATTCCTCTGTTGGCGGCAAGACGGGCGTTAATCATCATCTGGGTAAAAATATGATCGGCGCTTTTCACCAGCCGCGTGCGGTGTTGGCTGATCTGACTACTCTGGATACGTTACCTGAGCGTGAGCTCTCTGCAGGCCTTGCTGAGGTGATCAAATACGGCCTGATTATCGACGCCCCCTTCCTGCAGTGGCTGGAAGACAACATGTCTGCGCTGTTGCAGCGAGATACCACTGCGTTGGCTTATGCCATTCACCGGTCCTGCGAGATCAAAGCCGATATCGTGGCACAGGATGAGCGGGAAGGTGGGGTGCGTGCCCTGCTCAATCTGGGCCACACCTTTGGTCATGCCATCGAAGCTCATCAGGGTTATGGCGCCTGGTTGCACGGTGAGGCTGTGGCGGCAGGCACCATGATGGCCGCTCGCATGTCAGCTAAATTGGGCTGGATCAGTGCTGCTGATCTGACCCGCACCGAACAGGTCTTGCTGGCTGCCGGATTACCAGTCAAGGCACCGGCGGATATGAATGAAGACGATTTCATGCGCCGTATGGCGGTGGATAAAAAGGTTATGCATGGTCAGCTGCGGCTGATTTTGTTAAAAGCATTGGGAGAGGCTGTAATCACTGGCGATTATCCGGTGGAGGCTTTGAGCGCTACCCTGGCTGAGTCGGCGTAA
- a CDS encoding SPOR domain-containing protein, with translation MSHQTDVLHRFGLRFNPFVDEIMPEDAFLTDQRSQLLDKLSHLSRYSQFVLVVSGAHGIGKSTFLNQLLPGSDPVMRPVVLRLQHETGPAQMVTSLVQAARVDLDGEVHFEAQVQALQQHALMLRELNRMMLILIDDAELLTDAALDVLFTRLMQTPDPAASPHIILLGQPDMLGRLGSPRLQSVLAGRSHHAALDALSLDETEAYIRHRMELAGLHGEVPFTMANYSRIHQLSGGNPAQINRIAQAMLMELGGAAAQATGRSRATVNPAAAAVSSLSRLQLPWMHIAAVAILVLTIGGAFLLSDGKSADEQQVALNQQVQIPLPNGIAPATTTAEPTQAGAAPVAPMPAAPPTPESPLSLSERLALQEAKLGINNGQDDTMPPPDSAVDQIPVPVAPAQVQSTPVQPAQVARPVQPSKPVVAAPPKVEQPVAQPVRQATPTVAAKPASGGSAYRRDAMVKGWNPGGYTLQMLGSRSEQGAIDFIRQNGGANEFSYFQTEYKGQPWYVVVYGEYASRDAAQTAANRLPASLQKQKPWPRSIRGVQQEIR, from the coding sequence ATGAGCCATCAAACGGACGTGCTGCATCGCTTTGGGCTGAGATTCAATCCCTTCGTGGATGAGATCATGCCCGAGGATGCCTTTCTGACTGATCAACGCAGTCAGTTACTGGATAAACTCAGCCATCTTAGTCGCTACAGCCAGTTTGTACTGGTAGTGTCCGGTGCGCACGGCATCGGTAAAAGTACTTTCCTCAATCAGTTGCTGCCCGGCAGTGATCCAGTGATGCGCCCGGTTGTGTTGCGCTTGCAGCATGAAACCGGACCGGCGCAGATGGTGACCAGTCTGGTTCAGGCGGCGCGCGTCGATCTCGATGGTGAGGTGCATTTCGAGGCACAGGTTCAGGCCTTGCAACAGCATGCATTGATGCTGCGTGAGCTGAATCGCATGATGCTGATTCTGATCGATGATGCTGAGCTGTTGACCGATGCCGCGCTCGACGTATTGTTCACCCGCCTGATGCAGACGCCTGACCCGGCTGCCAGCCCTCATATTATCCTGCTCGGCCAGCCAGACATGCTTGGTCGGCTGGGTAGCCCACGATTACAGTCGGTACTGGCAGGTCGAAGCCATCATGCGGCGCTTGATGCTCTGAGTCTGGATGAGACCGAGGCCTATATTCGTCACCGTATGGAGCTGGCGGGTTTGCATGGTGAGGTGCCTTTCACCATGGCGAACTACAGTCGTATTCACCAGTTGTCAGGTGGCAATCCTGCACAGATTAACCGTATTGCGCAGGCCATGCTGATGGAGCTGGGCGGTGCCGCTGCACAGGCCACGGGACGCAGTCGTGCTACCGTCAACCCCGCTGCTGCGGCAGTCAGCTCTTTGAGCCGTCTGCAGTTGCCATGGATGCACATTGCTGCCGTAGCCATTCTGGTGCTGACCATTGGTGGGGCGTTCCTGCTGAGTGATGGCAAAAGTGCTGACGAGCAGCAGGTCGCGCTGAATCAGCAAGTGCAAATTCCCTTGCCCAACGGTATCGCACCCGCAACGACGACCGCTGAGCCGACGCAGGCGGGCGCAGCTCCCGTGGCCCCTATGCCTGCTGCACCACCCACCCCGGAGTCTCCCCTGAGTCTTTCTGAACGACTGGCATTGCAGGAAGCGAAGCTGGGTATCAACAATGGTCAGGATGACACCATGCCTCCGCCGGACAGTGCTGTTGATCAGATTCCGGTTCCTGTTGCGCCGGCGCAGGTACAGAGCACGCCTGTACAACCTGCTCAGGTGGCCAGGCCAGTACAGCCAAGTAAGCCCGTGGTTGCGGCTCCACCGAAGGTTGAGCAGCCAGTGGCCCAGCCTGTACGTCAGGCGACGCCGACCGTAGCGGCTAAACCTGCGTCAGGTGGCAGCGCCTATCGCCGGGACGCCATGGTCAAGGGATGGAATCCCGGGGGCTATACCCTGCAAATGCTGGGGTCTCGCAGTGAGCAGGGGGCTATCGATTTTATTCGTCAGAATGGCGGAGCGAATGAGTTCTCCTACTTCCAGACAGAATACAAAGGGCAGCCCTGGTATGTTGTTGTATACGGTGAGTATGCCTCGCGGGATGCCGCTCAGACTGCTGCCAACCGTTTACCGGCCAGTCTGCAGAAGCAAAAGCCCTGGCCCCGCTCCATTCGTGGTGTGCAGCAGGAAATCAGATAA
- the gltB gene encoding glutamate synthase large subunit — protein MKTGLYNAAEFKDNCGFGLMAHLKGKPSHEVLQRSIEALACMTHRGGIAADGKTGDGCGLLLQKPDGFLRAVAKEQFGVSLSAQYGVGMVFLSQDPAKAEIARDTMNANIRKHGLRLIGWRQVPIDPSCLGTIAQSCLPRIEQVFVDSDCRSEQELNIRLFLARRQTASQLLGKDPDYYCCSMSASVLSYKGLMMPADLPVFYKDLGDERLETSICTFHQRFSTNTLPRWPLAQPFRVMAHNGEINTIEGNRNWARARVSKFTCEAIPDFSEIEPVVNTHGSDSSTLDNMLEILMIGGMDIFRAVRMLIPPAWQNWETMDPDLRAFYEYNSMHMEPWDGPAGIVLNTGRHAICMLDRNGLRPSRWVLTKNDLFCCASEIGVYDYNPEDVVAKGRVGPGRIVAVDTSTGEILESEDIDNRLKVRQPYRKWLRENALRIEGLLTDADQSFEDFDVDELKTYMKQFHVTFEERDQILRPLAETGMEAVGSMGDDTPMAVLSSKTRVLYDFFRQQFAQVTNPPIDPLREAVVMSLDTCLGPEKNVFVELPDHANRIKLSSPILSAKKFSRLLHMDRPGYGVKKLMLHFDPAQTSLQAAVEQLCKDAEVTVRDEGTVLLILSDRDIEKGKLPIHALMATGAVHHYLTEKGLRCDCNLIIDTATARDTHHFACLIGFGASAVYPYLSYRVINDMISQGTVLGNPVDCHRNYRKGINKGLMKIMSKMGISSIASYRGAQLFEAVGVGSDVVGMCFKGVPSRIEGARFEHFQQETQQLHDVAWTLRKPIAHGGLLKHHHEGEYHAFNPDVVKYLQQAVESGDYSVYRDYAGLVNGRGVATIRDLLKLKADVTPIPLEEVEPIEAILRRFDSAGMSLGALSPEAHEALAQAMNELGCRSNSGEGGEDPARHGTIRRSKIKQIASGRFGVTPEYLVNAEVLQIKVAQGAKPGEGGQLPGGKVNDLIARLRYSVPGVTLISPPPHHDIYSIEDLAQLIFDLKQVNPEALVSVKLVSRPGVGTIAAGVAKTYADLITISGYDGGTAASPITSIRYAGSPWELGLAETHQTLRGNDLRGKVRVQTDGGLKTGLDVVKAAMLGAESFGFGTTPMVAMGCKYLKICHLNNCATGVATQNQSLRDKHFRGTVEMVKHFFRFVAMETREWMARVGVRTLEELVGRVDLLEAHAGLTDKHAALDLSPILSDGGVPADKPHTCQLERNEPFDAGVLNSQMLEAAKAAIEGKLGGEFDFITTNCDRSLGARTSGYIARHHGNQGMAAAPIRFNFKGVAGQSFGVWNAGGQELYLEGDANDYVGKGMTGGKLVIRPPRESTFASQETSIVGNTCLYGATGGKLFAAGGAGERFAVRNSGAHAVIEGAGDHCCEYMTGGLVVVLGETGFNFGAGMTGGFAYVLDQDRSFVDKYNHELVDIHRIANESMEQYRGHLRSVLEEYVAETQSAWGQHILDEFDTFIERFWLVKPKAAGLGQLLTQVRSRPE, from the coding sequence ATGAAGACAGGTTTGTACAACGCAGCAGAGTTTAAAGATAACTGCGGCTTTGGTCTCATGGCTCATCTGAAAGGAAAGCCCAGCCACGAAGTGCTGCAACGTTCCATCGAGGCATTGGCCTGCATGACCCACCGTGGTGGTATTGCAGCTGATGGCAAGACTGGTGACGGTTGCGGTCTGCTGTTGCAGAAGCCAGATGGCTTTCTGCGTGCAGTAGCCAAAGAGCAATTCGGGGTCAGCTTGTCTGCTCAGTATGGCGTGGGCATGGTGTTTCTCTCGCAGGATCCGGCCAAGGCCGAGATCGCCCGCGACACAATGAATGCCAATATCAGAAAGCATGGCTTGCGTCTGATTGGCTGGCGTCAGGTGCCTATTGATCCCTCTTGCCTGGGTACTATTGCGCAATCCTGTCTGCCCCGTATCGAGCAGGTATTTGTCGACTCCGACTGCCGCAGTGAGCAGGAGCTGAACATCCGTCTGTTCCTGGCCCGTCGTCAGACCGCCAGCCAGCTGCTGGGCAAGGATCCTGACTACTACTGCTGCTCCATGTCTGCCAGCGTGCTGTCCTATAAAGGGCTGATGATGCCGGCAGATTTGCCCGTGTTCTATAAAGACCTGGGCGATGAGCGACTGGAAACCTCCATCTGTACTTTCCACCAGCGCTTCTCCACCAACACGCTGCCACGCTGGCCGCTGGCGCAGCCTTTCCGTGTGATGGCGCACAACGGTGAAATCAACACCATCGAGGGCAACCGTAACTGGGCCCGTGCGCGCGTATCCAAGTTCACCTGCGAAGCTATTCCTGACTTCAGCGAGATCGAACCGGTGGTCAATACCCACGGTTCAGACTCTTCCACGCTGGATAACATGCTGGAAATCCTCATGATCGGTGGCATGGATATCTTCCGTGCCGTACGCATGCTGATTCCGCCAGCATGGCAGAACTGGGAGACCATGGATCCCGATCTGCGTGCTTTCTATGAATACAACTCCATGCACATGGAGCCCTGGGACGGTCCTGCGGGGATCGTGCTGAACACTGGTCGTCATGCGATCTGTATGCTTGACCGTAACGGCCTGCGCCCGTCGCGCTGGGTACTGACCAAGAACGACCTGTTCTGCTGTGCCTCCGAGATCGGCGTATATGATTACAATCCTGAAGATGTCGTGGCCAAAGGCCGTGTCGGGCCGGGCCGCATCGTTGCGGTGGACACCAGCACTGGCGAGATTCTCGAGTCCGAGGATATCGACAACCGTCTTAAGGTACGTCAGCCCTATCGCAAATGGCTGCGTGAGAACGCGCTGCGTATTGAAGGCCTGTTGACTGATGCCGATCAGTCTTTTGAAGACTTCGACGTTGATGAACTGAAGACCTACATGAAGCAGTTCCATGTCACCTTCGAAGAGCGTGACCAGATTCTGCGACCGCTGGCTGAAACCGGTATGGAAGCCGTAGGCTCCATGGGTGATGACACGCCGATGGCAGTACTGTCGTCGAAGACCCGTGTGCTCTATGACTTCTTCCGGCAGCAGTTTGCCCAGGTCACCAACCCGCCCATCGATCCGCTGCGTGAAGCGGTGGTGATGTCGCTGGATACCTGCCTTGGCCCGGAAAAGAACGTTTTCGTTGAGCTGCCCGACCATGCCAACCGTATCAAACTGTCCTCACCGATCCTGTCGGCGAAGAAGTTTTCACGGTTGCTGCATATGGATCGTCCAGGCTACGGCGTGAAGAAACTGATGCTGCACTTCGATCCTGCCCAGACTTCGCTGCAGGCCGCGGTCGAGCAGCTGTGCAAAGATGCTGAAGTGACCGTCCGTGATGAAGGCACTGTGCTGCTGATTCTGTCAGATCGTGACATCGAGAAAGGCAAGCTGCCGATTCATGCGCTGATGGCGACCGGTGCTGTGCATCATTATCTGACCGAGAAAGGCCTGCGCTGTGACTGCAACCTGATCATCGACACTGCCACTGCACGTGATACCCATCACTTTGCCTGCTTGATCGGCTTTGGCGCGTCAGCGGTTTATCCCTACCTGAGCTACCGGGTGATCAATGACATGATCAGCCAGGGGACCGTGCTGGGCAATCCGGTGGACTGCCATCGCAACTATCGCAAGGGTATCAACAAGGGCCTGATGAAAATCATGTCCAAGATGGGGATCTCCAGCATCGCCTCCTACCGTGGCGCGCAGCTGTTTGAAGCGGTGGGTGTCGGTAGTGATGTAGTGGGAATGTGCTTCAAAGGGGTGCCGAGCCGTATCGAAGGTGCGCGTTTTGAACACTTCCAGCAGGAAACCCAGCAGCTGCACGATGTGGCCTGGACCCTGCGTAAGCCGATTGCTCATGGCGGTCTGCTCAAGCATCACCACGAAGGCGAATACCATGCCTTCAACCCTGATGTAGTCAAATACCTGCAGCAGGCTGTGGAGTCTGGTGACTACAGCGTTTATCGCGACTACGCCGGTCTGGTCAATGGTCGTGGCGTGGCGACGATCCGTGATTTGCTGAAACTCAAAGCAGATGTCACCCCGATTCCTCTGGAAGAAGTGGAGCCGATCGAAGCCATTCTGCGTCGTTTTGACTCTGCCGGTATGTCCCTCGGGGCGTTGTCACCAGAGGCTCACGAAGCGCTGGCTCAGGCCATGAACGAACTGGGTTGCCGCAGTAACTCCGGTGAGGGCGGCGAAGATCCCGCACGTCACGGTACTATCCGCCGCTCCAAAATCAAGCAGATTGCTTCGGGCCGTTTTGGCGTGACCCCGGAGTATCTGGTGAATGCTGAAGTCTTGCAGATCAAGGTGGCACAGGGTGCCAAACCCGGTGAAGGTGGCCAGTTACCCGGTGGCAAGGTTAATGACCTGATTGCACGCCTGCGCTATTCCGTACCCGGTGTGACGCTGATTTCGCCACCACCGCACCATGACATCTACTCTATCGAAGATCTGGCGCAGCTGATTTTTGATCTCAAGCAGGTCAATCCCGAAGCGCTGGTATCGGTGAAGCTGGTATCGCGTCCTGGCGTGGGTACTATCGCTGCCGGTGTGGCCAAAACCTACGCCGATCTGATCACTATTTCCGGTTATGACGGAGGTACCGCAGCCAGCCCCATCACCTCTATTCGCTATGCCGGTTCACCGTGGGAGCTGGGGTTGGCGGAAACCCATCAGACCCTGCGTGGCAACGACCTGCGTGGCAAGGTGCGGGTACAGACAGACGGTGGTCTCAAGACCGGTCTGGACGTGGTCAAGGCTGCCATGCTGGGTGCCGAGAGCTTTGGCTTCGGTACCACGCCGATGGTGGCGATGGGCTGTAAATACCTGAAAATCTGCCACCTCAACAACTGTGCGACCGGTGTGGCCACCCAGAACCAGTCACTGCGTGACAAGCATTTCCGCGGCACCGTGGAAATGGTGAAGCACTTCTTCCGCTTTGTTGCCATGGAAACCCGTGAGTGGATGGCCAGGGTCGGCGTGCGTACGCTGGAAGAGCTGGTGGGTCGTGTTGATCTGCTGGAAGCCCATGCCGGACTGACCGACAAGCATGCCGCACTGGATCTGTCGCCCATCCTCTCGGACGGTGGCGTGCCAGCTGATAAGCCTCATACCTGTCAGCTGGAGCGTAACGAACCGTTTGATGCGGGTGTGCTGAACAGCCAGATGCTGGAAGCAGCCAAAGCGGCCATCGAAGGTAAGCTGGGTGGTGAGTTCGACTTTATCACCACCAACTGCGATCGTTCACTGGGTGCCCGTACCTCCGGTTATATCGCCCGTCATCACGGCAACCAGGGCATGGCCGCTGCGCCTATCCGTTTCAACTTCAAAGGGGTGGCTGGCCAGTCCTTCGGGGTATGGAACGCCGGTGGTCAGGAGTTGTATCTCGAAGGTGATGCTAACGACTACGTGGGCAAAGGGATGACCGGCGGTAAGCTGGTGATTCGCCCGCCCAGAGAGAGCACCTTCGCCTCGCAGGAAACCTCCATTGTAGGTAATACCTGTCTGTACGGTGCGACCGGCGGTAAGCTGTTTGCTGCAGGTGGTGCTGGTGAGCGTTTCGCGGTGCGTAACTCCGGTGCGCATGCTGTTATCGAAGGTGCCGGTGATCACTGCTGTGAATACATGACAGGTGGTCTGGTAGTAGTGCTGGGTGAAACCGGGTTCAACTTCGGTGCGGGTATGACCGGTGGTTTTGCCTATGTACTGGATCAGGACCGCAGTTTCGTCGACAAGTACAACCATGAGCTGGTGGATATTCACCGTATTGCCAACGAAAGCATGGAACAGTATCGCGGCCACCTGCGTAGCGTACTGGAAGAGTATGTAGCGGAAACCCAGAGTGCCTGGGGTCAGCATATCCTCGACGAGTTCGACACCTTTATCGAACGTTTCTGGCTGGTCAAACCCAAGGCGGCCGGCCTTGGACAGCTGCTGACCCAGGTCCGCAGCCGTCCTGAATAA
- the pilQ gene encoding type IV pilus secretin PilQ encodes MISLDFDSKPERVRVTRSEDPPLTRLTVDQASNGTGQTSWKNLNPALRDITVDNDSGGLKVNVELREASAMQTRINGNTIEVVPAEAETDATALPDVSNDDNAGLVFERGDSGEGKLRIMLPDPNVHVSVQEEGADIRVELDGDVLPEVWQKHYDVADYGTTVSAIDARRVSSSRGVIAIHPVKGKRLEFVTYQDGLELVVEARPKEPLQRKVATYDGERISLTLQNVDVRRVLQLIAESQNKNVLISDGVQGEISVNFQKVRWDEALDMVLRSRKLSKREQGDIWLIGPAAELADYERQDLEQKKQLEDLAPLEIDYIQINYAKASDLVKVLETEGTDTNKSRFLSARGSVTADPRTNILLVQETSDRLNKIREIVAKLDRPVRQVQIEARVVIAKDGFSKQLGVAWGGTSTKTSGSNSLILGGSTDTIVQRANQLAGNDDDVEFPGALAVDMGLDDVDSATSLALGFYNGSNLLSLELSAYQSDSKIEIVSQPKLITTDGKKALIESGTEIPYQTVQNDEVSIEFKKAVLSMAVTPQITPDNRLIMDLDISKDSKGETLSDGNFAIDTNHLQTQVLVNNGETLVLGGVFEVNTENSVIKTPFFGDIPYIGRLFRKTVNSEDKAELLIFITPKLVSDVNIP; translated from the coding sequence ATGATCAGCCTCGATTTTGATAGCAAACCCGAGCGGGTCAGAGTGACGCGCAGTGAGGATCCTCCCCTGACCCGCCTGACCGTGGATCAGGCAAGTAATGGGACGGGACAGACCAGCTGGAAGAATCTCAACCCGGCGTTGCGCGATATTACGGTTGATAACGACAGCGGCGGTCTGAAAGTCAATGTCGAACTGCGCGAAGCCTCTGCGATGCAAACCCGTATTAATGGCAACACCATCGAAGTGGTGCCTGCTGAGGCGGAGACCGATGCGACGGCGTTACCTGATGTCAGCAACGATGATAATGCCGGGTTGGTATTTGAACGTGGTGACAGCGGTGAAGGTAAGCTGCGAATCATGCTGCCTGACCCCAATGTGCATGTCAGTGTGCAGGAAGAGGGTGCGGACATTCGTGTTGAGCTGGACGGTGATGTGCTGCCGGAAGTATGGCAGAAACACTACGACGTGGCTGATTACGGCACGACGGTCAGTGCCATTGATGCGCGCCGTGTATCGTCTTCACGTGGGGTGATTGCCATTCACCCGGTAAAAGGCAAACGTCTTGAGTTTGTAACCTATCAGGATGGTCTGGAACTAGTTGTTGAAGCACGCCCCAAAGAGCCGTTGCAGCGCAAAGTGGCAACCTATGATGGAGAGCGCATCAGTCTGACCTTGCAGAACGTTGATGTGCGGCGCGTGCTGCAGTTGATTGCCGAGTCACAGAACAAGAACGTACTGATCAGTGATGGTGTGCAAGGCGAAATCAGTGTCAACTTCCAGAAAGTGCGCTGGGATGAGGCACTGGACATGGTGCTGCGTTCACGCAAACTGTCCAAGCGTGAACAGGGAGATATCTGGCTGATTGGGCCAGCCGCAGAACTGGCTGATTATGAACGTCAGGATCTGGAGCAGAAAAAGCAGCTGGAAGATCTGGCGCCGCTGGAGATTGACTATATCCAGATCAACTATGCAAAAGCATCTGATCTGGTCAAAGTGCTGGAAACCGAAGGGACTGACACTAACAAGAGTCGATTCCTGTCGGCCCGTGGCAGCGTGACTGCAGATCCACGCACCAATATTCTACTGGTACAGGAAACTTCGGATCGCCTGAACAAGATTCGTGAGATTGTTGCCAAACTGGATCGACCCGTACGGCAGGTGCAGATTGAGGCACGAGTTGTCATTGCCAAAGATGGTTTCAGTAAGCAGCTGGGCGTGGCCTGGGGTGGGACCAGTACCAAGACAAGCGGCAGCAACAGCCTGATCCTCGGTGGTTCGACGGACACGATCGTTCAGCGAGCTAACCAGCTGGCAGGTAACGATGATGATGTTGAGTTCCCCGGTGCACTGGCAGTGGATATGGGTCTTGATGATGTTGACAGTGCTACTTCGCTGGCGCTGGGTTTCTACAATGGCTCCAACCTGCTGTCTCTGGAACTGTCGGCCTACCAGAGTGACAGCAAGATCGAAATTGTTTCGCAGCCCAAGTTGATTACCACCGACGGCAAGAAGGCGCTGATCGAGTCAGGCACTGAGATTCCTTACCAGACTGTACAGAATGATGAGGTGAGCATTGAATTCAAGAAAGCGGTGCTGTCGATGGCAGTCACGCCACAGATTACCCCGGATAACCGTCTGATCATGGATCTGGATATCAGCAAGGACTCCAAAGGAGAAACGCTGAGCGATGGCAACTTTGCAATAGATACCAACCACCTGCAGACTCAGGTATTGGTCAATAACGGTGAAACGCTGGTGCTGGGTGGTGTGTTTGAGGTCAATACCGAAAACAGCGTGATCAAGACACCGTTCTTCGGCGATATTCCCTACATCGGACGTCTGTTCCGGAAAACCGTCAATAGCGAAGACAAAGCGGAGTTGTTAATATTCATCACGCCTAAACTGGTCTCAGACGTAAATATTCCTTAA